CAGTGCACTTGTTCTGCAGTGATGGAAAGCCACTCCGAGTCTCGCAACGACTAGTTGGAGGACTTGTTTACTATTACGAGTTGCGTTGAACgaaaaggagaggaggagtaACAAGTAAAGATATGAAGAAGGGATAAGCGGGAGCGGTGAATTCGTTGCATCCAGTCACCTCCTGATCACGCGTAGGAACGAGGTCTAGCTATGACGACGATTGGACTGATTTCATTCTGATTTCATTCGTTGATGCATCCATTGATCACAAAATCACATATCATACCATCCCAACAAACCGGTATGAACAATGATATCAATGATGAGGGTATGGGTATGGGTATGGGTATGATGCGTGAAtctatatatatatatataccACCATTACCACCATTGAAAAAGCAAGCATCTTACACGTGAACTCGGATATGACCAAACTATCGATAACCTCACAACGACTCCATTACTCTCTTTAAGCAGAAGCCTTTTGGGTGTAGGTTCGTCTGTAGAGGTCATCCACACCATCAAGGTAGTAGGCACCGGGCCAGATGTCATCCAATGATCCCTGAGGAGCGTACTTGACGGCGTTGTGGTTCTCCTCTCGAAGCTACGGCAAGAACACACGAATCGTGTCAGTAACGCACAccaaagaggagatcgcaTAACCCACCTTGAGCGCAGTCACGTAGTCCTCACAAGGCTTGACATCCATAGCAGCCAATCTCTCCTTTAATTGTAACTTCTCGGCAATCTCTTTGGTGGAACCGTTCACCCtcaaagcgaagaaagaagcAGCACAACCGGAACCGAAAGCGTACATTCCGATTCTCTTGCCGATCTCGATACCCTCGGGGGAGTTGGCGATAATTGAAGCCAAAGCGCCGTACAAAGATGCAGTGTACATGTTGCCGCATCGAGCGACACAATCGGAACCGGGAACAACGGCAGACTCGTAGTGCTCAGCAGCGACGCCAATGAAagtcttctcgacgacCTTGTCCGTGTAAGTCTTAGACTTGTCCAGGGTTTGGATATTCTCGGGGACATTGGCGAAAGCAGGGGATGTGGGGTTTCGGAGGTAGTCCTATTGAGAGCAAGTGAGAGAGGATCAGTATGCAGGTACCTTTTGACGATGGGGTCGATAGATTTGAACCCAACTCACGTTGTAGAACATACGAGCGTGGCCCTTCTGCACGAGTTTGCCGTAAGGGCTGCGTTGTTTGCCGTCAGCTGCTTTCTTTACTTTGTCGTAGCATCGCTCACCTGTGCAGAGCGACGTAGTCGAACTTAGCGATGCCTTCCTCAGCAGCGGTACCATTGGCATGACCGCTGACAGCATCACCGTTAGCCGCATCACCGTTGAGACCGTTGACGAATTTTGTGGCAGAAGCAGCGATGTCGGAGACAGCAGCGGAGACGGAAGCAAGAGAGAGCTTCTTGGCAGCTCGGGCACGAGACTTCTCGGCCTTCTCGACGTAAGTAGCGTAAGCGTTGTCAAGGGCACCGAGGTACGCAGCGATGGTCCAGGGTCCGTCAACGGTAGGCTTAATGTTTAAGCGTTAGCTAGACCCGCACGAGATAGAATCGGTAAGTACTCACGTATTCGGCGGAGAGGTCAGGCTTGTAGAAGTCCCAGGTGTTGGCAATGTAGGTGCCGTGGACAGCTGTGTGTAAATGTCAAGATCAGATCATGATACTGCGGAAATGATGGACACAATTGACTTACGCTCAATGACCAAAGGAGCGTTGGGACCGATCAACATGGCACAAGCACCCATTCCTCCGACAGGTCTGGCACTTCCCTCCTTGTAAATGGCGATATCACCACAGAAGACAATCGCATTCCTACCATCCCAGCTTTCTGATTGCATCCAGTTGACGACGTTGAACAAAGCTGCGGTCGAACCGTAACAGGCGTTCTTGGAGTCGATACCTTCGATATCAGTGTTGCCAGAAGGAGCGAAGAGGTTCATGAGGATGGTTTTGGTGGCTTTGGATTTGTCGATGAGGGTCTCTGTACCGACATCAAGACGACCGATGGAGGTAGGGTCGATGTTGTACTTTTTCAACAAGGAAGAAACAGCTAGAGGGTCGGATGTCAGCTGCGCAACGCTTACTGACGGCGATGAGACGAAACGAGCTCACCAGTCAAAGCGACAGAGTTGATGTCCTCCCTGTGGGCAGAGTCAGCTACTCGATACGGCTGGGTCATGTCGTATGAGCTCACTTGTCGTCGGTGAAAGCCATGAATTTCTGTCCCAAACCGATGGTGTACTTTCCCTTGGAAACACCGTCAAAGTCCTCGAGAGCATCCTCAGAGATACACTGAAGATACaaatgtcagctgaaggTCCAATACAGGTTTGAGCGCTGCCTCATAGCCCAGCCatcaccactcaccctctttgGGAAGTACATCTCGAGACCAAGAATACCGACATTGGAAGGTCGAGCTGGGATATCGAATTCTGACATGGTGAGGTGCAGTTGTAAGGGGGTAGAGCTCTGGTAGGGTAGTGTATCTGAGCAATTGGATAGAGAGACGACGAGTTGCCTCTTTTGTGTGACAGAGCGATGTATTGTTGTTGTATaagaaagggaagatgtTAACAAGTGTCCTTTTTTCTTTTGCTACTGCTATTTTTTGGGGATCCCACCGCGCGtttattattattatttATTATTACTGCGACACACAAACTCTCGTTCCATGTTCCAGGTGgtcacttcttctcgttgacTTATGTAAAAGGCTGGGACCCTGAGGAATATCACCACGTGGGGATCATAATGCATTTCGTGGCGCCATGTCCACTCGCTTATCTGCTTCAAGTTATCGATCCTTGGAACGTACATACCCGTCCCATGCACCGTCGTCTCGTCTGCCTTCCATACTATCTCTATAACCCCAGGCATATCCTCGGGCTTTACCGCCGAGCCCAGCCGGGGGAGCCCAAAATCGCGCAActggtgaaggaggatgaacaCGCCGCCGTCGACGGC
The Kwoniella newhampshirensis strain CBS 13917 chromosome 1, whole genome shotgun sequence DNA segment above includes these coding regions:
- a CDS encoding hydroxymethylglutaryl-CoA synthase; translation: MSEFDIPARPSNVGILGLEMYFPKRCISEDALEDFDGVSKGKYTIGLGQKFMAFTDDKEDINSVALTAVSSLLKKYNIDPTSIGRLDVGTETLIDKSKATKTILMNLFAPSGNTDIEGIDSKNACYGSTAALFNVVNWMQSESWDGRNAIVFCGDIAIYKEGSARPVGGMGACAMLIGPNAPLVIEPVHGTYIANTWDFYKPDLSAEYPTVDGPWTIAAYLGALDNAYATYVEKAEKSRARAAKKLSLASVSAAVSDIAASATKFVNGLNGDAANGDAVSGHANGTAAEEGIAKFDYVALHSPYGKLVQKGHARMFYNDYLRNPTSPAFANVPENIQTLDKSKTYTDKVVEKTFIGVAAEHYESAVVPGSDCVARCGNMYTASLYGALASIIANSPEGIEIGKRIGMYAFGSGCAASFFALRVNGSTKEIAEKLQLKERLAAMDVKPCEDYVTALKLREENHNAVKYAPQGSLDDIWPGAYYLDGVDDLYRRTYTQKASA